A DNA window from Impatiens glandulifera chromosome 7, dImpGla2.1, whole genome shotgun sequence contains the following coding sequences:
- the LOC124944688 gene encoding uncharacterized protein LOC124944688, which produces MLSKFAVTHLGSLPNFRLIPSNHQSIKCCEKTSSAPSPPDNKFRFKFRGQSLKDNRWNFKDIDTNAVQETVNQWVSKTQHFLSEVTSPLTKTVQDRKPKPEATLDIQDFEDFFRSEQTVDGRMPNGNLSLSAIVSIEQFSRLNGLTGKKMQNIFKALVPRSVYNDARYLVEYCCFRFLSRDNSEIHPCLKDQAFRRLLFITMIAWENPYIEGKEYATSSSEKANLQRRLVREEAFVRIAPSISGVADWPTAHNLFNALAGEERGISFSIWSAYIDELLKVHEGRKSYQFEDAQFSGEKVLCRGSSRKQPVLKWDKNMAWPGKLTLTDKALYFEWAGLVGDQSAIRMDLFKHGLKVEKTRVGPLGSDIFDSAVSVSSGPIKWVLEFVDLGGEMRRDVWYAIISEVVALHKFVHEFEPQDSDESINRVYGAHKGKERATAYAINGIARLQALQSMRKLLDDPIKLVLFSDLQSAPYGHVVCQALAVNCWGGQMVTRVAAIGNKGVGNYHNNNPNAVSERKDHVFDIDGSVYLRNWMTSPSWTSKASVAFWKNSSERLGGVVLNKNLVVADMNLLEKSSVSWKNRCREVEKTQATIDAATLEGISSNIDLFKELVLPLTIIVNNVEKLRRWEEPHVTATFLAFTYIVIFRDMLSFIFPIMLMGFASGMLLLKGLREQGRLGRFFGKVTIRDQPPSNTIQKIIAVKEAIREVERFLQNVNVSLLKFRSIILAGHSQITTEAAAILLMGSAILLFVPFKYTLAFVVFDLFTRELEFRQQMVMRFMAILKERWDAIPALPVVVLPYKGNEGRAANNQLKEPDESINPESSWGSNI; this is translated from the exons ATGCTTTCCAAATTTGCAGTAACCCATCTGGGATCTTTGCCTAACTTCCGTCTAATCCCATCTAATCATCAATCGATTAAGTGCTGTGAGAAAACGAGCTCTGCTCCTTCTCCTCCAGACAACAAGTTTCGATTTAAGTTCAGAGGTCAATCTCTGAAAGACAACAGATGGAATTTTAAGGATATCGACACTA ATGCTGTGCAAGAAACTGTAAATCAATGGGTGTCAAAGACCCAACACTTCTTAAGTGAAGTAACGTCTCCTTTGACAAAAACTGTACAGGACAGAAAGCCTAAACCTGAAGCAACATTAGATATTCAAGATTTTGAGGATTTCTTCAGATCAGAACAAACTGTAGATGGGAGAATGCCAAATGGGAATCTTTCTTTGTCTGCTATTGTTTCTATAGAGCAATTCAGCAG GTTGAATGGCTTGACCGGGAAGAAGATGCAGAATATATTTAAGGCTCTTGTTCCTAGGTCTGTATATAATGATGCTCGTTATTTGGTGGAGTATTGTTGTTTTAGGTTCCTGTCAAGAGATAATTCTGAAATTCATCCATGTCTCAAG GATCAAGCATTTCGTAGACTGCTTTTCATTACAATGATTGCATGGGAAAACCCTTATATTGAAGGAAAAGAGTATGCAACTTCCTCGTCTGAAAAGGCTAATTTGCAG AGGAGGCTGGTAAGAGAAGAGGCATTTGTTCGCATTGCTCCTTCTATCTCTGGTGTGGCTGATTGGCCCACAGCGCATAATCTTTTCAATGCTTTGGCTGGTGAAGAACGGGGCATCTCTTTTAGTATATGGTCTGCATATATTGATGAACTACTCAA AGTGCATGAAGGACGTAAATCTTACCAATTTGAAGATGCTCAATTCTCCGGTGAGAAAGTCTTGTGCCGTGGTTCTAGCAGAAAACAGCCTGTTCTTAAGTGGGATAAGAACATGGCATGGCCAGGGAAACTTACTTTAACTGACAAGGCCCTCTATTTTGAG TGGGCAGGCTTGGTGGGTGATCAAAGTGCTATACGGATGGATCTTTTTAAACATGGTTTAAAGGTGGAGAAAACAAGAGTTGGACCACTAGGATCTGATATTTTTGATTCTGCAGTTTCTGTTTCTTCTG GTCCAATAAAGTGGGTACTTGAATTTGTTGATTTGGGAGGAGAAATGAGACGAGATGTGTGGTACGCAATCATATCTGAAGTTGTCGCGCTCCACAAATTTGTTCATGAATTTGAACCTCAGGATTCTGACGAATCCATAAATCGCGTGTATGGTGCTCATAAAGGGAAAGAAAGAGCCACTGCATATGCTATTAACGGCATTGCAAGACTTCAGGCTCTTCAATCTATGAGAAAGCTTTTGGACGATCCCATTAAGCTAGTTCTCTTCTCGGACCTGCAAAGTGCACCCTATGGCCACGTTGTGTGTCAAGCTCTTGCGGTTAATTGTTGGGGCGGTCAAATGGTGACAAGAGTAGCAGCTATTGGGAACAAGGGTGTAGgcaattatcataataataatccCAATGCAGTTTCCGAAAGGAAAgatcatgtttttgacatagaCGGGAGCGTTTATCTTAGAAACTGGATGACGTCTCCATCGTGGACATCTAAGGCTTCGGTTGCTTTTTGGAAGAATTCTTCCGAAAGACTTGGAGGAGTCGTGTTGAATAAAAATCTTGTTGTTGCTGACATGAATTTGCTAGAGAAGTCATCTGTTTCTTGGAAAAATAGGTGCCGAGAAGTTGAAAAAACGCAGGCTACAATTGATGCTGCTACTCTTGAAGGAATATCCAGTAATATTGATCTTTTCAAG GAGCTTGTTCTTCCCTTGACTATTATAGTCAATAATGTCGAAAAACTTAGACGCTGGGAGGAACCACATGTAACTGCTACATTTTTGGCGTTCACATATATAGTCATTTTCAG AGACATGTTATCATTTATATTCCCTATAATGTTGATGGGATTCGCATCTGGCATGTTATTACTAAAAGGGCTGAGGGAACAAGGCCGGCTTGGTAGATTTTTCGGAAAAGTTACTATTCGAGATCAGCCACCATCCAATACAATTCAAAAGATCATAGCTGTGAAAGAGGCTATTCGCGAGGTTGAAAGATTCCTTCAGAATGTGAACGTTTCACTCTTGAAATTTCGCTCGATTATTCTTGCAGGCCACTCACAg ATAACAACAGAAGCAGCCGCGATCTTGCTGATGGGTTCAGCGATCCTACTGTTCGTCCCATTCAAGTACACATTAGCGTTTGTTGTATTTGATCTATTCACTCGGGAGCTTGAGTTTCGTCAGCAAATGGTGATGCGGTTCATGGCTATTTTAAAGGAGCGATGGGATGCAATCCCGGCTCTGCCAGTTGTTGTGTTACCATACAAAGGAAACGAAGGTAGGGCGGCTAATAACCAATTGAAAGAACCTGATGAAAGCATTAACCCAGAGTCGTCTTGGGGCAGCAACATCTAG